Proteins encoded in a region of the Octopus sinensis linkage group LG8, ASM634580v1, whole genome shotgun sequence genome:
- the LOC115215134 gene encoding 28S ribosomal protein S6, mitochondrial, with protein sequence MPGYQLFLIMRSALNRSQLHSTVRRSCEAIMERKGIVRSLENMGQQQLPYIMRKHQQIHHEGRYFLINFDSPTDKIVDLSEYLQRDVDIVRPGIILKKEEHLRPCEYGPCVFGELPNPDHEKRVWRTRVLKRLKISRKRNDPPAALN encoded by the exons ATGCCTGGCTATCAATTGTTCTTAATTATGAGATCGGCATTAAATAGA TCACAACTCCATTCTACCGTACGAAGGAGTTGTGAAGCCATAATGGAAAGGAAAGGAATCGTCAGATCACTGGAGAACATGGGACAGCAACAACTTCCATATATAATGAGGAAACATCAACAAATTCACCATGAAGGAAG GTATTTCTTGATTAATTTTGACAGTCCAACAGACAAAATTGTTGACTTAAGTGAGTATCTACAACGTGATGTTGATATCGTGAGGCCAGGAATAATTCTCAAAAAAGAGGAACATTTACGCCCTTGTGAATATGGCCCATGTGTGTTTGGAGAACTGCCCAATCCTGATCATGAAAAGCGAGTTTGGCGAACAAGAGTTTTGAAACGTTTGAAGATATCTCGAAAGAGGAATGACCCACCTGCAGCATTAAACTGA